From a single Planctellipticum variicoloris genomic region:
- a CDS encoding tetratricopeptide repeat protein, protein MTRFKNLEFESPGSDDRRSAEAPGPQSVPVEAAGWLERADRERRQGHYEEALRYYSRALEIDKSVVPGWVGQVQMLVLLDELTEAELWSRKAIELFPGNGDLIAARAQALVRRGDQRSGMSACDAALQQTGNSWYRWLVRGELMLAARQSTDTACFEKAEQSDRDWLVPLEAALICLYHDAPAKALQRIRKSVEMSPAEPYVWLVQARAQQELGQDRAARTSLEQVLSLSPGHRDAEDRLENLGSKVGQSWRWVRSWLRR, encoded by the coding sequence ATGACGCGCTTCAAGAATCTGGAATTTGAGTCGCCCGGCTCCGACGACCGCCGCTCTGCGGAAGCGCCCGGCCCGCAATCGGTTCCCGTCGAGGCCGCCGGATGGCTCGAACGGGCCGACCGCGAACGGCGACAGGGACACTACGAAGAAGCTCTGCGCTACTACTCGCGCGCGCTCGAAATCGACAAGTCCGTTGTGCCCGGCTGGGTCGGCCAGGTCCAGATGCTCGTCCTGCTCGACGAACTCACCGAAGCCGAACTCTGGAGCCGCAAGGCCATCGAGCTCTTCCCCGGCAACGGCGACCTGATCGCAGCCCGCGCCCAGGCCCTCGTCCGCCGCGGCGACCAGCGATCGGGCATGTCCGCCTGCGACGCCGCCCTGCAGCAGACCGGCAACTCCTGGTACCGCTGGCTCGTGCGCGGCGAACTGATGCTCGCCGCCCGTCAATCCACGGACACCGCATGCTTTGAAAAGGCCGAACAGTCCGACCGCGACTGGCTCGTCCCCCTGGAAGCCGCTCTGATCTGTCTTTATCACGACGCCCCCGCCAAAGCGCTGCAGCGAATCCGTAAATCCGTCGAAATGTCCCCCGCAGAGCCCTACGTCTGGCTGGTACAGGCCCGGGCCCAGCAGGAACTCGGCCAGGACCGCGCCGCCAGAACGAGCCTCGAACAGGTTCTGTCCCTCTCCCCCGGGCATCGCGATGCCGAAGATCGACTCGAAAACCTGGGGTCGAAGGTCGGGCAGTCGTGGCGTTGGGTCCGCAGTTGGCTTCGCCGCTGA
- a CDS encoding S26 family signal peptidase, producing MRNAVQTWWQREGVESPGLLAWLAALFPGCPQFCNGDRGMGLLFLGGFLGMAFAGLLLFGTTLGSIALGLALACHQGSLYDFARTVNHAQRFRLTALLVAFVLVAAYVPAWSLISARLGAIVLNMDTTELLAGDALIVLRQAYSRRAPAVEDLVLYRPDDRQLNVRQGYNIRLREQMLDRILATSGQSISVSGGRLLVDGLPAKLPGIGQALPLQDAAVMRIPPGRVLILPTAIMQARVGPRMEIPTLNVAEFILPTAQIEGRVFLRHRPWLNWRQIGGVEER from the coding sequence ATGCGCAACGCAGTGCAGACGTGGTGGCAGCGGGAAGGAGTCGAGTCTCCTGGATTGCTGGCGTGGTTGGCGGCGCTGTTCCCCGGCTGCCCGCAGTTCTGCAACGGCGATCGAGGCATGGGCCTGCTGTTCCTCGGCGGTTTCCTTGGGATGGCGTTCGCGGGGCTCCTGCTGTTCGGAACGACTCTTGGGAGCATCGCTCTGGGGCTGGCCTTGGCCTGTCACCAGGGGTCGCTCTACGACTTCGCCCGCACGGTCAATCACGCTCAACGCTTCAGGCTGACCGCGCTGCTGGTGGCGTTTGTGCTGGTGGCGGCCTACGTGCCGGCATGGAGTCTCATCTCTGCCCGCCTCGGGGCCATCGTCCTCAACATGGATACGACGGAACTGCTGGCCGGCGACGCCTTGATTGTTTTGCGCCAGGCCTACAGCCGGCGGGCGCCGGCCGTGGAAGATCTGGTCCTCTATCGGCCCGATGATCGGCAGTTGAATGTCCGCCAAGGTTACAACATCAGGTTGCGGGAACAGATGCTCGACCGCATCCTCGCCACGTCCGGACAGTCAATTTCCGTATCCGGCGGAAGGCTGCTGGTCGACGGACTCCCGGCAAAGCTCCCGGGAATCGGCCAGGCCCTGCCGCTGCAGGACGCCGCAGTAATGCGAATTCCCCCAGGCCGGGTTCTGATCCTGCCAACAGCGATCATGCAGGCTCGCGTTGGCCCCCGGATGGAGATCCCGACTCTCAATGTCGCAGAATTCATTCTTCCGACGGCGCAGATCGAAGGTCGCGTGTTCCTGCGGCATCGACCCTGGCTCAATTGGCGACAAATTGGCGGTGTGGAAGAACGATGA
- a CDS encoding DUF2997 domain-containing protein, translating to MSQEEIEITIAPDGKVTVKTRGIKGPDCLKAAAEIVKIIGEEESRQLTSEYHEAAQTVGQKIDIRQQRY from the coding sequence ATGTCTCAGGAAGAAATCGAAATCACGATCGCGCCGGACGGCAAAGTGACGGTCAAGACACGCGGCATCAAAGGCCCCGACTGCCTCAAGGCCGCCGCCGAGATTGTCAAGATCATCGGCGAAGAAGAATCCCGGCAGTTGACGTCCGAGTATCACGAAGCGGCGCAGACCGTGGGCCAGAAGATCGACATCCGGCAGCAGCGGTACTGA
- a CDS encoding AAA family ATPase → MTAPPRPPAPRPPREVLPAARDLKPREELEVLIRARYPLIYVVSWEEERVERCLRQIAQARNKKLFVWTITQGLVRSGAEAQRSRAGSNNTSDPIAALDAVVDQVDPAIFLFKDFHHFTSEERCNLTVHRRLRDVALHLRDTYKSLIIVAPKMQISQDLAKDVSIIEFDLPGPGEFGRLLDRIVEDVRENPQVQISLDVESRERLLHAARGLTLKEAENVFAKTLVLDGRLDGDDVSVVVEEKQQIIKKSGLLEFYSATEEIDNVAGLENLKDWLRKRSIAFTERAAKFGLPSPRGVLLLGVQGCGKSLCAKAAASLWKLPLLRFDVGRMFSSLVGSSEQNIRQALQVAESIAPVVLWIDEIDKALAGATSSSGSDGGTASRVFGTLLTWLSEKTAPVFVIATANDISQLPPELLRKGRLDEIFFVDLPNEIERRAIFQIQLRRRGRQMSENDLQLLAQSSDGFSGAEIEEAIISSLFDALSCDQDVSVDVIRRNIAETVPLSRTMSEEISRLRSWAGSRARPASGSLQRVVEESRRKIELE, encoded by the coding sequence ATGACTGCGCCACCACGTCCGCCCGCTCCCCGTCCGCCACGCGAAGTGCTCCCTGCTGCCCGGGATCTCAAGCCGCGGGAAGAGCTCGAAGTCCTGATTCGCGCCCGCTATCCGCTGATTTACGTCGTCAGTTGGGAGGAGGAACGCGTCGAACGCTGCCTGAGGCAGATCGCTCAGGCCCGCAACAAGAAACTGTTCGTCTGGACGATCACTCAGGGCCTCGTTCGTTCCGGCGCCGAAGCCCAGCGCAGCCGCGCTGGCTCCAACAACACCTCCGATCCCATTGCCGCGCTCGACGCCGTCGTCGATCAGGTCGACCCCGCGATTTTCCTCTTCAAGGATTTTCATCACTTCACGTCCGAGGAACGCTGCAATCTCACCGTACATCGGCGCCTCCGCGATGTCGCCCTGCATCTGCGGGACACATACAAGTCGCTGATTATCGTGGCCCCGAAGATGCAGATCAGCCAGGATCTGGCAAAGGACGTCAGCATCATCGAGTTTGACCTGCCGGGGCCGGGCGAATTCGGCCGGCTGCTGGACCGGATCGTCGAGGACGTCCGAGAGAATCCGCAGGTTCAGATTTCGCTCGATGTCGAAAGTCGCGAACGTCTCCTGCACGCCGCCCGCGGACTGACGCTCAAAGAAGCCGAAAACGTCTTCGCCAAAACGCTGGTGCTCGACGGTCGACTGGACGGGGACGACGTCAGCGTCGTCGTCGAAGAAAAGCAGCAGATCATCAAGAAGAGCGGTCTGCTGGAGTTCTACTCCGCCACCGAAGAAATCGACAACGTCGCAGGGCTGGAAAACCTGAAAGACTGGCTGCGGAAACGCAGCATCGCGTTTACCGAGCGGGCCGCGAAGTTTGGCCTCCCCTCGCCGCGCGGCGTACTGCTGCTCGGAGTGCAGGGATGCGGCAAGAGCCTCTGCGCCAAGGCGGCGGCTTCGCTCTGGAAACTCCCGCTGCTGCGGTTCGACGTCGGCCGCATGTTCAGCAGCCTCGTCGGATCGAGCGAACAAAATATCCGCCAGGCCCTCCAGGTCGCCGAAAGCATCGCCCCGGTTGTGCTGTGGATCGACGAAATCGACAAAGCCCTCGCCGGAGCCACCAGCTCATCGGGCAGCGACGGCGGCACCGCCTCTCGCGTGTTCGGGACGCTCCTGACCTGGCTGTCGGAGAAAACTGCGCCCGTCTTCGTCATCGCCACCGCCAACGACATCAGCCAGTTGCCCCCCGAACTGCTGCGCAAAGGTCGACTCGACGAGATCTTCTTCGTCGATCTGCCCAACGAAATCGAACGCCGGGCCATCTTCCAGATCCAGCTCAGACGTCGCGGCCGCCAGATGTCCGAAAATGATCTGCAGCTCCTGGCGCAATCGTCGGATGGATTCAGCGGCGCCGAGATCGAAGAGGCCATCATTTCTTCGCTGTTCGACGCCTTGAGCTGCGACCAGGATGTCTCGGTAGATGTCATCCGTCGCAACATCGCCGAAACGGTCCCCCTCTCCCGCACCATGAGCGAGGAAATCAGCCGGCTCCGTTCCTGGGCCGGCAGCCGGGCGCGACCGGCATCGGGATCCCTTCAGCGAGTCGTCGAAGAAAGCCGCCGCAAGATCGAGCTCGAATAG
- a CDS encoding radical SAM protein, producing the protein MLRAQLRLEAARRHDRHCQLCEHRCGADRARGERGPCHAGVEARVFRHRVEYGEELELTPCHLFYLSGCDLRCAFCVAEVNAFDPKRGELLTPEYFRLAVELGRTQCPKTLQWVGGEPTIHLPRILEVMAESGPLPPIVWKSDFHGTPEAFELLDGIADWYVADLKFGNDDCAKRIARVDHYWAIVTRNLERVAGSGTLIVRHLLLPGHAECCYGPIVAWLAERLPQVRFSLRHGYLPRWRAGQFADLNRYLSPGEAAAARERAEAAGLQLVR; encoded by the coding sequence ATGCTGCGCGCTCAGTTACGGCTGGAGGCGGCTCGGCGACACGATCGCCATTGTCAGTTGTGCGAGCACCGCTGCGGCGCTGATCGTGCGCGCGGAGAGCGCGGTCCGTGCCACGCCGGCGTCGAAGCCCGCGTCTTCCGTCACCGCGTGGAATACGGCGAAGAACTGGAACTGACGCCATGCCACCTCTTCTATCTGTCCGGGTGCGACCTGCGTTGCGCGTTTTGCGTTGCCGAAGTCAATGCATTCGATCCGAAACGGGGCGAATTGTTGACCCCGGAGTATTTTCGTTTGGCGGTTGAGCTTGGGCGGACGCAGTGTCCGAAAACACTGCAGTGGGTCGGCGGCGAACCAACGATCCACCTGCCACGCATCCTGGAAGTCATGGCCGAGTCTGGCCCGTTGCCGCCCATCGTCTGGAAGTCGGACTTTCACGGCACTCCAGAGGCTTTCGAACTGCTGGACGGGATCGCCGACTGGTACGTCGCCGATCTGAAGTTCGGCAACGACGATTGCGCGAAACGGATCGCCCGCGTCGATCACTACTGGGCGATCGTGACCCGCAATCTGGAGCGGGTTGCCGGGTCCGGGACGCTGATCGTCCGCCATCTGCTGCTGCCGGGCCATGCTGAATGTTGCTACGGACCCATTGTCGCGTGGCTGGCCGAACGTCTGCCGCAGGTCAGATTCAGTCTGCGCCACGGTTATCTGCCCCGCTGGCGCGCCGGACAGTTTGCAGACCTGAATCGTTATTTGAGTCCCGGCGAAGCGGCCGCAGCCCGGGAGCGGGCTGAAGCGGCCGGATTGCAACTCGTCCGCTGA
- a CDS encoding sigma-70 family RNA polymerase sigma factor → MDHAEDTTSVDAAEEIVRLIAQAQRRLYAFVFALVRRSADADDVLQEINVVLWRKRDAYRPGTNFLAWAFEIARLQVLAHRARCARSEDPFDAALLAEIAEAARIESAEFDRREAALRSCLQKLPEEQRALIVRRYQPDVAVNSLAAELGKTSKAVSESLRRIREALRQCIERTLAAELRS, encoded by the coding sequence ATGGATCATGCCGAAGACACCACGTCAGTCGATGCAGCGGAAGAGATCGTGCGTCTGATCGCTCAGGCTCAGCGGCGACTGTACGCTTTCGTCTTTGCGCTCGTCCGCCGGTCGGCGGATGCGGACGACGTCTTGCAGGAAATCAACGTCGTCCTGTGGCGGAAACGGGACGCATATCGTCCGGGAACGAACTTTCTTGCCTGGGCTTTTGAGATTGCGCGCCTGCAGGTGCTGGCTCATCGGGCGCGCTGCGCCCGGTCCGAAGACCCGTTTGACGCCGCCCTGCTGGCGGAAATCGCCGAAGCCGCGCGGATCGAGTCTGCGGAGTTCGACCGACGCGAAGCCGCTCTGCGATCGTGTCTGCAGAAGCTGCCGGAGGAGCAGCGAGCGTTGATTGTGCGGCGTTATCAGCCGGACGTCGCAGTCAACTCGCTTGCGGCGGAACTGGGCAAGACTTCCAAGGCGGTCTCGGAATCTCTGCGTCGCATCCGTGAGGCGCTGCGTCAGTGTATCGAGCGGACTCTCGCTGCGGAGCTCCGTTCATGA
- a CDS encoding FecR family protein, which produces MRTGWAIFIVSALLVVFGFLWLGRNPSSDNSLGRITSVVGRVEVTRGNQAPVTILAEGVGQNSWALQAQDRLRIEHDGMATLTLADLTEIDLRPDTRLALSKDRGVRLDLLRGGLKARVTPQRAGDSLKIVTPHAEVGILGTELELFATPTQTEVGVVEGRVRVTRTSDGASAEVSAAQILTVAETGGLSVSRWPQPPDEWSEDFERGQPPGWTGRLVRDGLPERSRGAIRAVLTSGPRGAGQEIRSPVEEDGLFAWHADTVLHLTFKVQPPAWFHVYLLALDCHRPQSSLTCRVVKPDLWQTLPGEWRTISLPLSEFQVVSGGPDEPALGRIPVQIVLSGGGDSAGVEIDRVWVDRSDSPAGRGTTEE; this is translated from the coding sequence ATGCGTACGGGATGGGCCATTTTCATCGTATCTGCGTTGCTTGTGGTCTTTGGTTTCCTCTGGCTGGGGCGGAATCCGTCGAGCGACAATTCCCTCGGACGAATCACTTCCGTTGTCGGTCGCGTTGAAGTGACGCGAGGAAACCAGGCGCCGGTCACGATTCTCGCAGAAGGTGTCGGTCAGAACTCATGGGCACTGCAGGCGCAGGATCGTCTCCGCATTGAGCATGACGGGATGGCAACGCTGACGCTTGCCGATCTCACCGAGATTGATCTGCGGCCAGACACCCGGCTCGCGCTGTCGAAAGACCGCGGAGTCAGGCTGGATCTGCTGCGCGGCGGCTTGAAGGCACGCGTGACGCCACAGCGTGCTGGAGACTCGCTGAAGATCGTTACGCCCCATGCCGAAGTCGGGATTCTCGGGACGGAACTGGAGCTTTTCGCGACTCCAACGCAGACCGAAGTTGGAGTGGTCGAAGGGCGGGTGCGCGTGACTCGGACCTCCGATGGAGCCTCTGCTGAAGTGTCTGCGGCTCAAATCCTGACCGTTGCGGAGACTGGCGGCTTGTCGGTCAGTCGGTGGCCGCAGCCGCCCGACGAATGGAGCGAAGACTTCGAGCGCGGGCAGCCGCCCGGCTGGACGGGAAGACTCGTGCGCGACGGATTGCCGGAACGATCTCGCGGCGCAATCCGGGCCGTCCTGACCTCGGGACCGAGAGGCGCAGGCCAGGAAATTCGTTCACCGGTCGAGGAAGACGGTCTGTTTGCCTGGCACGCCGATACGGTGCTGCACCTGACATTCAAAGTGCAACCGCCCGCCTGGTTTCATGTGTACCTCCTGGCCCTGGATTGTCATCGACCGCAATCGTCGTTGACCTGCCGTGTCGTGAAGCCGGATCTCTGGCAGACATTGCCGGGGGAATGGCGCACGATAAGTCTTCCCCTGTCTGAGTTTCAAGTTGTGAGCGGCGGACCGGATGAACCGGCGCTGGGCCGGATCCCGGTGCAAATTGTCTTGAGCGGAGGCGGCGACTCGGCGGGCGTCGAGATTGATCGCGTGTGGGTCGATCGTAGCGACTCGCCTGCAGGCCGCGGGACGACTGAGGAGTGA
- a CDS encoding WD40 repeat domain-containing protein: protein MRFSPMRALRVSSDGTYVGVVRRVNQNGDLLQVWDVAAGQLIHAIYEPLGVTAVAFAPESRSLAYGAGDASVILQPLPTGAASRWKSHRLTIGDLAFSPDGTQLASFGHDNRLIVWDVARATAIAEATDANARFALQVKFAGEDRLWTRSNDGLIRWYDFKAHTLVLSQEVKLPADALRVAAADDARLYGFQPGQSLLIVDAATGREIPGPTVGSADQLGGVTAIAVASASHDVAVCTTAGELTLWTGGDPARTKSWTLGTKLVVALAGDPNGRVWSICTAGGGLLVFDRDHPETPQWFEPEETGTFESSVAPRFSHDGTVVASLRDPQTVVLSEIASGLTRQRITRPHSGENSPVAMVTSLLPGRKAVVYCGTSAGAVEVLQTEQNASPSTVTVAQSAITALAESPDGQHLLVGAADGATIWIDPAQASRRKLHRAHAARIGAAEISASGRWGATGSDDTTVVLWNATTQSQHLTLRGHEYPVQSVAFSPDSGWLVSGDQRGHFILWEAPTGRQIWSATLRDALVQRRADPATGTEVWTPQAAFSEFFGPNFSGGVRDPQQADEAAEPSKTDSDMPVGDAQPASREMEDPAVSARGRGIVALAFSRDQRVLAVGTSSGYTQTFDLIGRRELSPVFHQSPIGDLVFSTDVASLLVATGAGDVTRWRRAPDPPRLLAAHRGRVHFAALDSTGRRAVTGGVDKTLRVWDVDQGALVEPFENDGEAVATGALSPDGRRAVTCGYGSGVVFWDLVAMARLGKRFGHAKRVHALAFSADGNTVASGGDDRTVRVWDFATQKTRHVISHDAAVRFIAFTPDGDKLLTATIDPRSWQFPARLRLWETSTGRSVMEFSGHRVAVTGAAFSADGRELTSCGADGQVCRWNTTSGELLSDTFRPNGLSHAGLVCGGQCLVMRRFNDGISVDHASSLARLAEIDVSTRAVSDLNVAGRGNRIIAGTEEGAVYVWSLNHE from the coding sequence ATGCGTTTCTCACCGATGCGTGCGCTGAGAGTGTCGTCTGACGGAACATACGTCGGCGTCGTTCGCCGAGTGAATCAGAACGGCGATTTGCTGCAGGTCTGGGATGTAGCCGCGGGGCAACTGATCCACGCAATCTACGAGCCTCTCGGAGTGACTGCCGTCGCGTTCGCTCCCGAAAGTCGGAGTCTCGCTTACGGAGCCGGGGACGCCAGCGTCATCCTGCAGCCGCTTCCGACGGGAGCGGCCTCACGGTGGAAGTCGCATCGGCTGACGATTGGCGATCTCGCGTTTTCACCCGACGGGACGCAGTTGGCCAGCTTCGGCCATGACAATCGCCTGATCGTGTGGGATGTCGCTCGCGCGACTGCGATTGCGGAGGCGACCGATGCGAATGCTCGCTTCGCACTCCAGGTGAAGTTTGCGGGGGAGGACCGACTCTGGACCCGGAGCAACGACGGCTTGATCCGCTGGTACGACTTCAAGGCTCATACGCTGGTGCTCAGTCAAGAAGTGAAGCTGCCAGCAGACGCACTGCGGGTGGCTGCCGCTGATGACGCGAGACTCTACGGATTCCAACCGGGCCAGAGTCTCCTGATCGTTGATGCCGCCACCGGACGCGAGATCCCCGGGCCGACCGTCGGCTCCGCGGACCAGTTGGGAGGCGTCACGGCGATTGCCGTTGCCAGCGCATCGCACGATGTCGCCGTCTGTACGACGGCGGGAGAACTGACGCTCTGGACCGGAGGCGATCCCGCCAGGACGAAATCCTGGACTCTCGGGACAAAACTCGTCGTAGCGCTCGCCGGCGATCCGAATGGTCGGGTCTGGTCGATTTGCACTGCCGGCGGCGGGCTCCTCGTATTTGATCGCGATCATCCCGAAACGCCGCAATGGTTCGAACCCGAAGAGACCGGGACTTTCGAGTCATCGGTTGCTCCCCGCTTCAGCCACGACGGGACCGTGGTGGCCTCCCTGCGAGATCCACAGACCGTTGTCCTTTCCGAGATTGCGTCCGGGCTGACGCGACAGCGGATCACTCGCCCGCACTCCGGCGAAAACTCGCCAGTGGCAATGGTCACCTCGCTATTGCCGGGCCGCAAGGCGGTCGTCTATTGCGGGACCAGCGCCGGCGCGGTGGAGGTTCTGCAGACGGAGCAGAACGCTTCACCCTCCACAGTAACCGTTGCTCAGTCGGCGATCACGGCCCTTGCCGAATCGCCCGACGGACAACACCTGCTCGTCGGCGCTGCCGACGGCGCGACGATCTGGATCGATCCGGCGCAGGCGTCACGTCGGAAGCTGCATCGCGCGCATGCAGCCCGTATTGGAGCTGCGGAAATCTCCGCCAGCGGACGGTGGGGCGCAACCGGCAGCGACGACACCACTGTTGTGCTGTGGAATGCGACAACGCAATCTCAGCATCTGACGTTGCGCGGCCACGAGTACCCCGTCCAGTCCGTGGCGTTCAGCCCGGACAGCGGCTGGCTGGTCAGCGGCGATCAGAGGGGACACTTTATCCTATGGGAAGCTCCGACTGGTCGGCAGATCTGGTCGGCGACGTTGCGCGACGCGCTCGTGCAACGGCGCGCCGATCCTGCAACCGGGACTGAAGTCTGGACTCCGCAGGCCGCATTCTCCGAGTTCTTCGGTCCGAACTTTTCCGGCGGAGTGCGCGATCCTCAACAGGCAGACGAGGCTGCGGAACCGTCCAAGACTGATTCCGACATGCCAGTCGGAGACGCGCAGCCTGCGTCCCGCGAGATGGAAGATCCTGCGGTCAGCGCGAGAGGCCGCGGCATCGTGGCGTTGGCATTCAGTCGCGACCAGCGCGTGCTGGCGGTCGGGACATCCTCGGGATACACGCAAACCTTCGATCTCATCGGCCGTCGCGAATTGTCTCCGGTGTTTCATCAGTCGCCGATTGGCGATCTGGTCTTCAGCACGGATGTCGCGTCGTTGCTGGTGGCGACAGGGGCGGGCGATGTGACGCGGTGGCGGCGTGCTCCTGACCCGCCGCGGCTGCTGGCGGCGCATCGGGGACGCGTACACTTTGCGGCCCTCGATTCCACTGGCCGCAGAGCAGTGACAGGAGGCGTCGACAAGACGCTCAGAGTCTGGGACGTCGATCAGGGGGCTCTGGTCGAGCCGTTCGAAAACGACGGAGAAGCCGTCGCTACCGGAGCACTCTCGCCGGACGGTCGGCGGGCTGTCACATGCGGTTACGGTTCGGGCGTTGTGTTCTGGGATCTCGTCGCGATGGCACGGCTCGGCAAGCGATTCGGCCACGCGAAACGAGTCCACGCGCTCGCATTCTCCGCCGACGGCAATACTGTGGCGTCGGGCGGTGACGATCGGACGGTGAGAGTCTGGGATTTTGCCACGCAGAAGACCAGGCATGTTATCTCGCACGATGCCGCCGTTCGCTTTATCGCCTTTACGCCGGACGGCGACAAACTCCTGACAGCGACGATCGACCCGCGAAGCTGGCAGTTTCCGGCCCGCCTGCGTCTCTGGGAAACCTCGACCGGCAGGTCGGTGATGGAATTCTCCGGACATCGCGTGGCCGTCACCGGGGCTGCTTTCAGCGCGGATGGACGAGAACTGACATCGTGCGGTGCGGACGGACAAGTCTGCCGCTGGAATACCACGTCCGGCGAACTGCTCAGCGACACATTTCGACCGAACGGTCTGTCGCATGCGGGCCTGGTCTGCGGCGGTCAATGCCTCGTCATGCGACGCTTTAACGACGGAATCTCTGTCGATCATGCGAGTTCGTTGGCGCGACTGGCGGAGATCGATGTTTCCACGCGCGCAGTCAGCGATCTGAATGTGGCGGGGCGAGGAAACCGCATCATTGCCGGCACCGAAGAGGGAGCGGTCTACGTGTGGAGCCTGAACCATGAATGA
- a CDS encoding DUF1559 domain-containing protein has translation MNETDRRGFTLLELLVTLAVIGILVALLLPAVQVAREAARRMSCANNLSQIGVALHNYHDVHRVLPFGCGTDYDGIVSSLGTLADRRYSAHSQILPQLDQANVYQQIDFQVAPFHPYVNSGAYDPACIASGGLSATNGPAAVAKISSFVCPSDIDRLQSVWGHNNYRSCNGGGWHGRNGNGMFGQNSSVRLGDVTDGLSNTAMFSERCKGTWDHDIFDPLADIYDAAGIWSEETFRDHCLSLAPQQAAAYHQNVDSGQNWLEANFNWTRYNHLAPPNHVSCKNGFTWDGVGMAASSRHAGGVNVLFGDGRVQLVSEYVDPATWRGLGTIRGSETLNDY, from the coding sequence ATGAATGAAACGGATCGGCGGGGATTCACATTACTGGAGTTGCTCGTAACGCTGGCCGTGATCGGTATTCTGGTTGCGCTCCTGCTGCCGGCCGTGCAGGTCGCCCGCGAGGCGGCTCGGAGAATGAGTTGTGCGAACAATTTGTCGCAGATCGGCGTCGCGCTCCACAACTACCATGATGTTCATCGGGTGCTGCCGTTCGGCTGCGGAACCGACTACGACGGGATCGTGTCTTCTCTGGGAACCCTGGCGGACCGCCGCTATTCCGCGCATTCGCAGATTCTGCCGCAGCTCGACCAGGCGAATGTTTATCAACAGATCGATTTCCAGGTGGCGCCGTTCCATCCCTACGTCAACTCCGGCGCCTACGATCCGGCCTGCATCGCGAGCGGGGGACTGAGCGCCACCAACGGGCCTGCGGCCGTCGCGAAGATCAGCTCGTTTGTATGTCCGTCGGACATCGACCGATTGCAGAGCGTGTGGGGGCACAACAACTACCGCTCGTGTAACGGCGGCGGTTGGCACGGTCGGAACGGCAACGGAATGTTCGGGCAGAACAGCAGCGTACGACTGGGCGACGTCACCGACGGACTGTCGAATACCGCCATGTTCAGCGAACGCTGCAAAGGAACCTGGGATCATGACATCTTCGATCCTCTGGCGGACATCTATGATGCGGCCGGGATCTGGAGCGAGGAGACGTTTCGCGATCACTGCCTGAGCCTCGCGCCCCAGCAGGCTGCAGCCTACCATCAGAACGTGGATTCCGGGCAGAACTGGCTCGAAGCCAACTTCAACTGGACCCGGTACAACCATCTGGCGCCGCCCAATCACGTCAGTTGCAAGAACGGATTCACCTGGGACGGCGTTGGCATGGCGGCCTCCAGCCGGCATGCCGGCGGCGTCAACGTCCTGTTCGGCGATGGCCGGGTTCAACTTGTCAGCGAGTACGTCGATCCTGCGACCTGGCGCGGGCTCGGAACGATTCGCGGCAGTGAAACACTGAATGACTATTGA
- a CDS encoding DUF1583 domain-containing protein: MIAKLLLTGSLILSASALQAENYAWDFRNGHFDNLSLVPMGTGAVKLLQPDKDGLRISAPAGYNVRTVGFSPRFKIHGDFELTIEYTIANRTPPESGFGSGPSLYFSTGSTDAAAASLGRLLRPDGRDIYGVFAARVEDGKRIPTARLFDVPDAASSRTGRLQLRRLGNQIDYSVADGLDSPLRSLASLVVSDDDVSLVRIGLSQSDERSAASMVLHSVRIEADELPHLPSEQSRTAQLYRPRYQPPPPPRSYRWLWQSLLALGFTGVLAAWIWKRRQSS; encoded by the coding sequence ATGATTGCAAAACTGCTGCTGACGGGTTCCCTCATCCTTTCAGCATCGGCCCTGCAAGCCGAGAATTATGCGTGGGATTTCCGGAATGGTCACTTCGACAATCTGTCGCTGGTTCCGATGGGAACCGGGGCTGTGAAACTGCTGCAGCCAGACAAGGACGGGCTGCGGATTTCGGCCCCTGCCGGCTACAACGTGAGAACGGTAGGATTCTCGCCCCGGTTCAAGATCCATGGCGATTTCGAGCTGACGATCGAGTATACGATCGCGAATCGCACGCCGCCGGAGAGCGGCTTCGGAAGCGGTCCGAGCCTGTATTTTTCAACCGGTTCGACGGACGCCGCCGCCGCGTCGCTGGGGCGACTGCTCCGTCCCGACGGCCGCGACATCTATGGCGTGTTCGCCGCCCGTGTGGAAGACGGAAAGCGAATTCCAACCGCCAGGCTGTTTGACGTTCCGGACGCCGCATCCAGCCGCACGGGCCGTTTGCAGCTCAGGCGGCTGGGGAATCAGATCGATTATTCGGTCGCCGACGGTCTTGATTCTCCACTGCGCTCGCTGGCGTCCCTCGTCGTCAGCGATGACGACGTGTCGCTCGTACGCATCGGCCTTTCGCAAAGCGACGAGCGTTCGGCCGCCTCCATGGTGCTTCACAGCGTTCGCATCGAAGCCGACGAACTGCCGCATCTCCCCTCCGAGCAGTCGCGAACCGCGCAGCTCTATCGGCCGCGCTACCAGCCTCCGCCGCCGCCGCGTTCCTACCGCTGGCTGTGGCAGTCCCTGCTGGCTCTCGGGTTCACCGGAGTTCTGGCGGCGTGGATCTGGAAGCGACGCCAGTCATCATGA